The nucleotide window agcaatagattaaaGAAGTCACATGATAGTAAGTcgccctgtctgaagcctcatttggtatcgaacagctcggAGAGTTCCTTCCTGATTCTgacgatgttttttttttttggtattcagTTTACACTGCTGTATTAATTTAGCGGGGATACCAAAtccagacatagcggcatagagtCAGTTCCTTTTCaagctatcgaaggcagctttaaaggcgatgaaaaggtggtgtgtatcAATTCTTCTTTCTCGGGTCTTTTGATCCAGGCGGTTACTGATCACTTATTCTAACGGATAGTTATTCTAAAGTTTCTCATACAACTTGTAGGAACCTCAATTGTCGAATAGCATGAAGGCCAAATATATTGACTGTACATTTGATTTCTGAATTCCATATTATTCTTAAGTTACAAAGGATCAAACACACAGGCTTCTCTaactttgaaattttaacaTGTATTATGTGATTACCTTAGCTAAATTTAATGAGCATCAACTCATACAACTCAATTCACACTTAACTGCTTCAACTAATTAAGCTGTTTCATAATTGCATTAGGAGCTACAGTTAAGACTCTTTATTTAGTGAAGTAGCCATGAGTTTAGATTCCACCAAATTCTTCAGTCAGTCAACGGTAAGCTTAGCAAGCAGTATAGAAGTATGGAAGTAAAGCTGGACATATTTCGAGGGTCGCTCGTAAGATAATATCTATTGAATGAAAGGAAAATCAATATGCGTTTTCAGCGTGTGCATATTTGAAGGTAAAACGATTAGGTGGcaagaataaaataaacaacaatggAATATAATGAAATTCCTAAGCAACAAATTAAATGTGGCAGGCGAATGCAAAGCACTTGACAGCACTGCACATTTCATGCAGCTTGCTACCCTCAGCGCTGACGCCGGCTGTTGCATTGCCATTGTGGCGCACAGCTGCTGCACGGAAGAACTGAGCGAGGATAAAATTGTGGTAAACGAGCTGTTGCAATATTGCGTAGTTGCATCATTGCCGTTGGCAGCTCGGCTACGCTCCGAGTGCGgtggaataaatattttggtttctGCTTTATGGAAACTCACTGCAGGCTGTCACAACTGCCATAGGAGGCACCTGTGGTGCTTGTGCGTCGAGCAGTACGTCGAGGCGACGGACGGAAATGGAAACGAAGGAAAGCAGctaaaaatgcaaatgcaaaatatgTTGCATGAAATTTAAGTTGCACGCACTAACTTACGTGTAAGTTATTCGGTTGACGGTCGTTACTAAAAGATGTGCCCCAagtgtgtacgagtatgtgcagCGAAGACATGCCACATGCTGTTGCCTTCATACGCACGCAAATCATGTGGCAATAAATTACATcaaaaaatgcgaaattaacaaaatttcaacTTGTGTTGTGCGGAAATTACATAACGCAACACATTTGCCAAAGCTTAAGTACTCAAGTTTACAATGTTCGCCTCCACTTCGTCGTAAATATACAGATTTATTTGCCGCACGTCAGCTGAAATTAACTACTGTCATGTCgttaaaatcgaaatttaaaaagttatttccacaaattttcaaaatttatgaatatttaatgaTGCTTCAAAATACAACATTTGTGGAGTATTGAAATCCACTCGGTTTATTTGAAAATGCTTACTCAtaggcacatatgtatgtattatgtttGGTGACATGTGCTTTCGGCACATTTAGCTCCATTTCCGTTTAAGACCCACTGCCTTTTAAAAAAGGAAATCCCAGATATGCCTCTCTAAATCAAGTCTAACAATAAACTCTCGCTCTcactaacattttatactctcgctatttattcattttattgtattaagagaatacacaatttgacccatatattcggcataaagtccactagaataacgaaaattattataaagggTTTATCCACACCGATAAGGACAGCAAATATTTTTCTCCGCTCTGTCGACGTTTCTCTTCTCTAAGGTTGAAAagttatacgatccaacaactagtcgaaattattaaaacttaCTACAGAAATTCGgaatcagtggcctcaactttaagagcgctacgtcctccGTAGCGATGAGGctaatttctggctgaatggcttcgtcaataatcaAGACATGCGTTATTAGTCAGGCAGAAATCTAcatgtactccatgagtcaccattccATCTcgaaaaaaatacggtttggtgcggtttatggaccGACGGCATCATTgtgccgtacttcttccgtgatgatcaagaccggcacgttactgtgaatgggaatcggcCCCGTACAccgataaccgaatatttttggcccgaattggatgacgCCGTTAgtctatttcctgtggggctacgtcaagtttaTGGTCTATACCAAGAAGCCAGCGacaattgatgaacttcgtacgaatatcgaacttgAGAATGcaacagtatcggccgatttatgtttGAAATCCGTACTTTCataggaataaaaaaatttatatctatCCATAGagcgatttcacctattttaaCGACCGAGCTACATTATATTCAAGATAATACATTCACTTCATTTTCCTAAAGTCCACCGGTAGTTTGAAAATACGTATATGAGGTATAGAGGTCTAGAGGAAGTACTGatctgattttgcccatttttggcacagaggcacactattagcaggaacacatctcctttgaatttcattagaattttgagatatttacccatattattaataaaaaaatttgccaTGAGCTTTGGGGTTCTCATGTTTGATATATGGGACCTGAGAAAGTTACAGTCCGCTCATCATAGCAcagggaaaaatataaaatattcgtatCGAAAATGGAATAGATGATACGAGTTGAAACTTTGGAATATTACAGACAGAAAAGGTACAGTTGgctttttttcacatatttcagAGCTGCTGTGAAACCTAAACTAAcagattatttatatttttagtgtttttttatcAAGATTTCTTAATTAGCTAAATATTTCCACAAACTTATttgataagtatatattttgagGAGGTTCCTTTTTCATTTAcaacattaaatttatattttatacaacaAAACGACACATTACCGGataatatgtatacacattcccacatacatatactatttcGTATATATTTGTGCACCCACACGATCGCTCAAAGGCACAAATCAGCGTCGACAAATCTCATCTAAAGTCTTTCGTTTCCACAACTGCATCTGCTTGACGGCCAATGAGAGTTCCAACAAATTGACGCGTTCTTCATTCTCGGTCAGGGACTTACGTAGATGTCGCATCACACGATTCATACGACGATCGCGCGCCGTATACACATAGCCAGCGTTACGTGCTGCCTCAATATAACAGTACTTATCGTTGAGTGGCATGCGAGACCAAACCGCACCAGCTTCTGTGGCGGTCATCCAAGCCGGCGATCGGCGATTGCACACGCGTCGATATTCGCTTAGAAAATGCATGAATGCATTTCGGCTGTACGAGGATTTGGCCGCTGTCGACGATGTCGCTGTCTGTTTGGGCGTGTTTACGCAACAGGTTTTAACCATTTCTCACTTCGCGAGTCTGAGTGTTGACCTTTGACACAACAATACTCAAATCGCTCAATATcgctaaaaatttttaattaaactggCAAACTgtaaatacaaatgtttttttttatttgatttatgttttcatttattattttatataaagaatatttattgacagATAATTGATGttgaaaagcaaacgatttGAGATTTAAAATCTTGGAATTTCCTTAAGTTTAACATAAGAAACGCTTTGTTTCGACTTTCCGgggtttttgtaaaatttctctGGACTGAATTCTAGGATATCTTATCATCACTACAATCGGGGGTCGGTTTGGGCCACGTCCATAAGCCTTTGCCAGTCGTCTCTGCATTGCGCACGACTAAGCCAGTTGGTGATTTTAAGCTTCGCCAGATCCCCATCCACTTGATCCATCCACCTGATTTTCGGTCGTTCTTTTCTTCGTAAATTTTTcgcgctggagtgttttcttccattcggaCGATATGCCCAAGATAGACAAAGTCTTTTACTGCTTCGAAGTTAtaactgccaacagtgacgtggtctCTTAACCGTTGAGATCCTTCGCATGATGACGGGAGGTACTTCATTTTGCTCTCTTTCACTACTAGACCCATTTGCTTCGCTTCTTTTTCCAGACTTGAAAATGCTACACACACAGCCTTGTTGTTGCAGTCGACAATGTCGACATCATCGGCATAGGCCAATAACTGGTGACTCTTGAAGAAGATTCTGCCCGTACGATTAAGATCTGCAGCGCGAATTATCATCTCCAGcattaggttaaagaaatcGCTCGTTAAGGTATCGCCTGAAACCAcgtttgatatcgaacggctcggagaggtcattCCCTTTTCTGACGGAGGTGGTGGTAGCGCTCAACGTCATTTTACATGTCCGCATTTTATTGGTATCCCAAAATCAGACATGTCGAAATCGACAAGAAGATGATGCGTGTCGGTCTGTTTTTCTTGGGTCTCTTCCAGGAGCTGGCATATGCGAAATATTTGATCAATGGGTGATTTACCGGCTcggaagccacactgataaggtccaatcagtttgttgacgatgggcttCAGTCTTTCAGATAGTAACATAGTCATAGCATTTTCTCGAAATGTTGATCAGGTTCATTTCTTGATAGGTGTGAAATAAAAAGGTCGCCTGAATTTAAAGGATAtcgaaatgaatattttttgtagaactCTCTACTCGTTTCAGGTTCAGTATATTCTgttaaaatttcgcaaaaagagTCATTCATTGAGCTTCAAGTTTCTAGTAAAACTTATTAAACTCCACACTAAAATATTATGGAATGCTAGACATCTGTAAGGAGATCACATAAATGCATGTTGGTGTTATAAgtccatacatacacacatacacaaataataTTTGCTGCAAGTTTATGATCCGATGCCATCGCCTAATGTGCTCAATTGACACGTTGACATTCGACGACTGCCAAGCGGCAGACATCGGTGCAAGTCCGTATGGTACGCCAGCGCCAGAGGAGCGTACGTCAGGCAACAGCAGCTGATTGAAGTTAGTGGCGTCGTTCACACAGCCTTCTTTGGACTAACAGGGACTGACACACATTGACGGTTGTTTGATGGATGCGTGTACGTGTCGTCATAACGATGCCACCGTTGTCGCCATGCCGCTGCTAATACCGTTACCAACACTGTCAGCGCGGCCACTGTTGCTATTTTATTCACGCAGCAGCACGTCGCGACCAGTGTGTCAGATGTAAGTGAAATTTAGATACGCTCCTTGTGATATTGAATTTGccccatatttgttgttgctatttagcTATACTcgcatgtgcatatgtatatatgcataagaGCGCGTGCGTACGTGTACATAAAATATGGAATTTCCTTCTTGTTACGTGTATATCAGAAAATGTCTGTGCTTTTGCTCATCCGCTCTTTTTCCTTTGAAGTGCATATACACAGGCTCATGTGCCGTTATGTGGTAGTTATATTCATTTGTAAGCATCTTGTGCGGCGCCATCAAAGTCAAATGACAGTGACGGCGGAATTTATGACATCGAATGTGTCCATCAACAACCACCCAATTTTCCacccaaccaacaacaacaaactatacttttacatacatatgtgcgacCATATGTTGGAGTCCCGTTATTGCATGTAAtgtattgtaattttataatttgtatgcGTCTCGCGTCTTCGTTCCTAATACGCACACAGGCATAAGCGTATTCCTTTTAACACATTTGCCTTaagtgaaattgatttttttctcacagcattataacaatataattattttacacttaaacGATGGCATTTTTCAATCGCATATGCAACACTCACCGGCCATGACAAGAATTCATAAAATGACACAAAGTGGATATGCTtggtatttgtatataagtgTTTCAAAAGGAACGCTTCAAAAGTAGACCGACAGCAAATGACGCCATATtctttcccgctcttttgacatttctcttcagtacgGTTTGACATtttatcatggaaagatatacgattcaacaacgagttgaaattattaaaatttacaaccgaaattcggagtcagtggcctcaactttaagagcgctacgtcgtTATAATCGTCtggtcagatcaacaattgagcgtctagaggaaaaatttgaatccacaggcacagtacaaaatgtttccgGGTCAGTGAGATAAAGAAGTGCCCGTTGTGTCGAAAACATTGCTGTCGctggcgcatcaattgaggaagacccaaatccgTCTCTTACacatcgttctcaagcgttgagcATATCTGTGACGACGTTATGGAACGATGAAAAAACCTTGGCCTACATTCttacaaaatcaaattcacGCGAGAACTGTAGCCACTTGACCACCAGAAACGCCGTATGTTCATGGATTGGTCGGGCAGCAATCCACAAGTACaccatgagtcaccattacaTCCAGAAATTAGTACGGTTTGTTGTGGTTTATGGGCcagcggcgtcattgggccgtgcTTCcttcgtgatgatcaagaccggctcTTTACTGTGAATGTGAATCAccaccgctcaatgataaccggaTATTTTTGGCGCCACAAGTCACACAgcaaatgtcacaatcgatttattgaaacccaagtttggtgaacctgttatctcacgaaatggtcgATGCttatatttgaaagaaaaatcataGAGTGAATCCTAAGAGCTCCGTGCTGCTGTATAAATTGACTCCGTCAAGCATTGAAGCATATCGGTACAAAAGTGCATAATCTCTTATTGGCAGGACGCtctgaattaatttttaacattatgCCAATTATGCCCGCTATCTAATTCAGTTGCATTGCGGCGACGGTCGCTATCAGCCTCAAGGAGGCTAGCTACATTAGGGTTCTTAAACAGCGAAATTCTGAAGCCCTCCGTCACTTCGATCGTAGCCGTAACAACTTGAATCACTGTACCGCGAAGTCGACTATCAATGTTATCTTCTATGCGCACGAAGGCAATGGAGAAGAGGCGcagtaatatttttatagattaaTGGAAATAGGGGAAGAAGCTGGGAGCGGTCTCACTCTATTAGTTCTAACTTTAGGCTATCCGACCATTGTACTGTTTTTAAAGCAGAGTTACGGCTCCGAAGTGCCGCCTCTTTCACACCGACAGCGAAACTAAAATACTAGCTTTGAGCTTTTTAATGGAATTGCCGGGTGCCGCAAAGTGTAAAAATAGCTGCAAACTGGGTCCATTCTCTTTTGAACAAGGAAATGTCGTGTGTAACTACggaattttagtattttcttcAGATGTGATtagcaaataatataaaaataattttaaagcaaaaatttcgaatgaaataaaccattgtgaaaaatatttcagattCATTATTAGCAGCCTTAAAGTCCTTaggtaataatattaaaatataaactgagactgagataaaaaataatgagaCTTCCACACAACCCAGGGAATGACAACTTTTCCTCGATAATTACTTCTAATTAATTCtcatattaggttaggttaggttaaggggttGATCTCCGGaaatgcagagaatctcactaagacagattcgactgtccattgtgacacccgtaaaaactcctaacggatcactaagaCCCTTATGTTGCGACGAAGCGCTTGGaactaatgtcgattccagtcacttcgctgggttcgcagaAAAAATGCCTACCGAGAGAAGatttaacctaagtctggcgaatgcatATATGatgtaaaagcttttaaataatcaacaattattaaattttgatccaaaactttgacaaatttctatttgtataaatttttattagaaattcgACTCTATcagactataaaaaatatttttctgataaaataatgttttttttttcgttattgTCTAAGGATACTTGatcgtcatatacatatgtatgttaataaaaaGGCACATCTTAAA belongs to Zeugodacus cucurbitae isolate PBARC_wt_2022May chromosome 6, idZeuCucr1.2, whole genome shotgun sequence and includes:
- the LOC105216328 gene encoding uncharacterized protein LOC105216328; the encoded protein is MVKTCCVNTPKQTATSSTAAKSSYSRNAFMHFLSEYRRVCNRRSPAWMTATEAGAVWSRMPLNDKYCYIEAARNAGYVYTARDRRMNRVMRHLRKSLTENEERVNLLELSLAVKQMQLWKRKTLDEICRR